A stretch of Lysobacter sp. K5869 DNA encodes these proteins:
- the rpsQ gene encoding 30S ribosomal protein S17, giving the protein MTDNKTEKAVRTVEGRVVSNKMDKTVTVLVERQVKHALYGKYIRRSTKLHAHDADNACKEGDIVRVKEIAPLSKTKNWSVVEIVSRVAE; this is encoded by the coding sequence ATGACCGACAACAAGACAGAGAAGGCTGTGCGCACGGTTGAAGGCCGGGTCGTCAGCAACAAGATGGACAAGACCGTCACCGTGCTCGTCGAGCGCCAGGTCAAGCACGCGCTGTACGGCAAGTACATCCGTCGCTCGACCAAGCTCCACGCTCACGACGCCGACAACGCCTGCAAAGAAGGCGACATCGTGCGCGTGAAGGAGATCGCTCCGCTGTCCAAGACCAAGAACTGGAGCGTGGTTGAGATCGTCAGCCGCGTGGCCGAATAA
- the rpsN gene encoding 30S ribosomal protein S14, with protein MAKTSMVNRDLKRAKLAKKFAAKRDALKKIISNDASSYEDKMDAVVKLQKLPRDSSPSRQRNRCALTGRSRGVYQKFGLGRNKLREATMRGDVPGLRKASW; from the coding sequence ATGGCTAAGACCTCCATGGTCAACCGCGACCTCAAGCGGGCCAAGCTGGCGAAGAAGTTCGCGGCGAAGCGCGACGCGCTGAAGAAGATCATCTCCAACGACGCGTCTTCGTACGAAGACAAGATGGACGCGGTGGTCAAGCTGCAGAAGCTGCCGCGCGACTCCTCGCCGAGCCGTCAGCGCAACCGTTGCGCCCTGACCGGCCGTTCGCGCGGCGTCTACCAGAAGTTCGGCCTCGGCCGCAACAAGCTGCGCGAAGCCACCATGCGCGGCGATGTGCCGGGCCTGCGTAAGGCAAGCTGGTAA
- the rpsS gene encoding 30S ribosomal protein S19, translated as MARSLKKGPFVDHHLAKKVETAGNNKKPIKTWSRRSMILPEMIGFTIAVHNGKNHIPVLVNENMVGHKLGEFALTRTFKGHGGDKKSGK; from the coding sequence ATGGCACGTTCACTCAAAAAGGGTCCGTTCGTCGACCACCATCTCGCGAAGAAGGTGGAGACCGCGGGCAACAACAAGAAGCCGATCAAGACTTGGTCGCGCCGTTCCATGATCCTCCCCGAGATGATCGGTTTCACCATTGCCGTGCACAACGGCAAGAACCACATCCCGGTGCTGGTCAACGAGAACATGGTCGGCCACAAGCTTGGCGAATTCGCTCTGACCCGTACGTTCAAGGGTCATGGCGGCGACAAGAAGTCGGGCAAGTAA
- the rplP gene encoding 50S ribosomal protein L16, with amino-acid sequence MLQPKRTKYRKVHKGRNEGLSWSGNAVSFGEYGLKATAHGQLTARQIEAARRSISRYVKRGGKMWIRVFPDKPITKKPIEVRMGSGKGNVEYWVAQIQPGRMIYEIEGVPEDVAREAFRLAAAKLSVTTTFVTRTVR; translated from the coding sequence ATGCTGCAACCCAAGCGAACCAAGTACCGCAAGGTACACAAGGGCCGTAACGAGGGCCTGAGCTGGAGCGGTAACGCTGTCAGCTTCGGCGAGTACGGCCTGAAGGCGACCGCCCACGGCCAGCTGACCGCGCGCCAGATCGAAGCGGCCCGCCGCTCGATCAGCCGCTACGTCAAGCGCGGCGGCAAGATGTGGATCCGCGTGTTCCCGGACAAGCCGATCACCAAGAAGCCGATCGAAGTCCGAATGGGCTCCGGTAAGGGCAACGTCGAGTACTGGGTCGCCCAGATCCAGCCCGGTCGCATGATTTACGAGATCGAGGGCGTTCCGGAAGACGTGGCGCGCGAAGCGTTCCGTCTGGCCGCCGCCAAGCTCTCGGTGACCACCACTTTCGTTACCCGGACGGTGCGCTAA
- the rplV gene encoding 50S ribosomal protein L22 has protein sequence MEAKAILRTARISPQKARLVADQVRGLSAERAVNLLKFSDKKAAALIRKVVESAIANAENNQGADVDDLKVKAIMVDEGPALKRFMARAKGRGTRILKRTSHITVVVGAGK, from the coding sequence ATGGAAGCGAAAGCCATCCTGCGCACCGCGCGCATCTCCCCGCAGAAGGCCCGCCTGGTCGCCGACCAGGTGCGCGGTCTGTCCGCCGAGCGCGCCGTCAACCTGCTGAAGTTCTCGGACAAGAAGGCTGCTGCACTGATCCGCAAGGTCGTGGAGTCCGCCATCGCCAACGCCGAGAACAACCAGGGCGCCGACGTCGACGATCTCAAGGTCAAGGCCATCATGGTTGACGAGGGTCCCGCACTTAAGCGCTTCATGGCGCGTGCGAAGGGCCGCGGCACCCGCATCCTCAAGCGCACCAGCCACATCACTGTGGTTGTGGGCGCCGGCAAGTAA
- the rpmD gene encoding 50S ribosomal protein L30, translating to MAKNEAGTGTVKVRLVKGLRGTQSRHRLSVRALGLNKLNDVRELKDSPQVRGLINKVHYLVQVEE from the coding sequence ATGGCTAAGAACGAAGCCGGTACCGGCACCGTCAAGGTGCGTCTGGTCAAGGGTCTGCGTGGCACCCAGTCGCGTCACCGCCTGTCGGTGCGCGCGCTGGGCCTGAACAAGCTCAACGATGTGCGTGAACTCAAGGACAGCCCGCAGGTTCGCGGCCTGATCAACAAGGTTCACTACCTCGTCCAGGTCGAGGAGTAA
- the rplR gene encoding 50S ribosomal protein L18 — translation MNKNTARLRRAKSTRSHIRNLGVARLTVLRTGQHLYAQVFTADGSKVLATASTVQADVKEGLKNGKNADAAAKVGKLIAERAKAAGIEKVAFDRSGYRYHGRIKALAEAAREGGLQF, via the coding sequence ATGAACAAGAACACCGCTCGCCTGCGTCGCGCCAAGTCGACCCGCTCGCACATCCGCAACCTCGGCGTCGCCCGTCTGACCGTGCTGCGCACCGGTCAGCACCTGTACGCCCAGGTCTTCACCGCCGACGGCTCCAAGGTCCTGGCCACCGCCTCGACCGTGCAGGCCGACGTCAAGGAAGGCCTGAAGAACGGCAAGAACGCCGACGCCGCCGCTAAGGTCGGCAAGCTGATCGCCGAGCGCGCCAAGGCCGCCGGCATCGAGAAGGTCGCGTTCGACCGCTCGGGTTACCGCTACCACGGCCGCATCAAGGCGCTGGCCGAAGCCGCGCGCGAAGGCGGCCTGCAGTTCTGA
- the rpsJ gene encoding 30S ribosomal protein S10, with the protein MADQKIRIRLKAYDHRLIDRSASEIVETAKRTGAQVRGPIPLPTKIERYTVLVSPHVDKDARDQYETRTHKRVLDIVDPNDKTVDALMKLELAAGVDVQIKLT; encoded by the coding sequence ATGGCGGACCAAAAGATCCGGATCCGGCTCAAGGCGTACGATCATCGTTTGATCGACCGCTCGGCCAGCGAGATCGTCGAAACGGCCAAGCGGACCGGCGCGCAAGTGCGCGGCCCGATCCCCCTGCCGACCAAGATCGAGCGCTACACCGTTCTCGTCTCCCCGCACGTCGACAAGGACGCGCGCGACCAGTACGAGACCCGCACGCACAAGCGCGTGCTCGACATCGTCGACCCCAACGACAAGACCGTGGACGCGCTGATGAAGCTCGAACTCGCGGCTGGCGTTGATGTCCAGATCAAGCTGACCTGA
- the tuf gene encoding elongation factor Tu — MAKGKFERTKPHVNVGTIGHVDHGKTTLTAALTKVGAERFGGEFKAYDAIDAAPEEKARGITISTAHVEYESPNRHYAHVDCPGHADYVKNMITGAAQMDGAILVCSAADGPMPQTREHILLSRQVGVPYIVVFLNKADMVDDAELLELVEMEVRELLSKYEFPGDDTPIIHGSARLALEGDQSDIGVPAIIKLVEALDTFIPEPERAIDKPFLMPVEDVFSISGRGTVVTGRIERGIIKVGDEIEIVGIRPTQKTTVTGVEMFRKLLDQGQAGDNAGLLLRGTKRDDVERGQVLAKPGSITPHTEFEGEVYVLSKDEGGRHTPFFKGYRPQFYFRTTDITGACQLPEGVEMVMPGDNVKMAVTLINPVAMDEGLRFAIREGGRTVGAGVVSKILK, encoded by the coding sequence ATGGCTAAGGGTAAATTCGAGCGCACCAAGCCGCACGTGAACGTCGGCACGATCGGTCACGTCGACCACGGCAAGACCACGCTGACGGCCGCTCTGACCAAGGTCGGCGCCGAGCGTTTCGGTGGCGAGTTCAAGGCGTACGACGCGATCGACGCGGCGCCGGAAGAGAAGGCTCGCGGCATCACGATTTCGACGGCTCACGTCGAATACGAAAGCCCGAACCGTCACTACGCCCACGTGGACTGCCCGGGCCACGCCGACTACGTGAAGAACATGATCACGGGTGCGGCGCAGATGGACGGCGCGATCCTGGTGTGCTCGGCCGCTGACGGTCCGATGCCGCAGACCCGCGAACACATCCTGCTGTCGCGTCAGGTCGGCGTGCCGTACATCGTCGTGTTCCTGAACAAGGCCGACATGGTGGACGACGCCGAGCTGCTCGAGCTGGTCGAGATGGAAGTGCGCGAGCTGCTGAGCAAGTACGAGTTCCCGGGCGACGACACCCCGATCATCCACGGCTCGGCCCGTCTGGCGCTGGAAGGCGACCAGTCGGACATCGGCGTGCCGGCGATCATCAAGCTGGTGGAGGCGCTGGACACCTTCATTCCGGAGCCGGAGCGCGCGATCGACAAGCCGTTCCTGATGCCGGTGGAAGACGTGTTCTCGATCTCGGGCCGCGGCACCGTGGTGACCGGCCGTATCGAGCGCGGCATCATCAAGGTGGGCGACGAAATCGAAATCGTCGGTATCCGTCCGACCCAGAAGACCACCGTGACCGGCGTGGAAATGTTCCGCAAGCTGCTGGATCAGGGCCAGGCGGGCGACAACGCGGGTCTGCTGCTGCGCGGCACCAAGCGTGACGACGTGGAGCGCGGCCAGGTGCTGGCCAAGCCGGGTTCGATCACCCCGCACACCGAGTTCGAAGGCGAGGTGTACGTGCTGTCGAAGGACGAAGGCGGCCGCCACACCCCGTTCTTCAAGGGCTACCGTCCGCAGTTCTACTTCCGCACCACCGACATCACCGGCGCGTGCCAGCTGCCGGAAGGCGTCGAGATGGTGATGCCGGGCGACAACGTGAAGATGGCGGTGACGCTGATCAACCCGGTCGCGATGGACGAAGGTCTGCGCTTCGCGATCCGCGAAGGCGGCCGTACCGTCGGCGCCGGCGTGGTGTCGAAGATCCTGAAGTGA
- the rpmC gene encoding 50S ribosomal protein L29 yields the protein MELKQLREKSADELKAHLVELHKEGFALRMQKATGQLAKTHDARRVRREIARVNMLLGEKK from the coding sequence ATGGAACTCAAGCAACTGCGCGAGAAGTCTGCCGATGAGCTGAAGGCTCATCTGGTCGAACTGCACAAGGAGGGCTTCGCCCTTCGCATGCAGAAGGCCACCGGCCAGCTCGCCAAGACCCATGACGCCCGCCGCGTGCGCCGCGAGATCGCTCGCGTGAACATGCTGCTGGGCGAGAAGAAGTAA
- the rplB gene encoding 50S ribosomal protein L2, producing MALMTFKPTSAGRRNAVRVVTPGLHKGAPHAALIEKQSKTGGRNHHGRITTRHIGGGHKQHYRIIDFKRDKEGIPARVERIEYDPNRTAHIALLCYVDGERRYIIAPKGLKDGDQVIAGRDAPIKVGNTLPLTNVPVGTTVCCVEMKPGKGAQLARAAGASAYLVAREQGYATLRLRSGEMRKVPVECRATIGEVGNDEHSLEKLGKAGAKRWRGIKPTVRGAAMNPVDHPHGGGEAKAGQGNPHPVTPWGVPTKGYKTRKNKRTTQFIVRDRRG from the coding sequence ATGGCATTGATGACTTTCAAGCCCACCTCCGCAGGCCGCCGCAACGCGGTCCGCGTCGTGACCCCGGGCCTGCACAAGGGCGCGCCGCACGCGGCCCTGATCGAAAAGCAGAGCAAGACCGGCGGCCGTAACCACCACGGCCGAATCACCACCCGCCACATCGGCGGCGGTCACAAGCAGCACTACCGCATCATCGACTTCAAGCGCGATAAGGAAGGCATCCCGGCGCGCGTGGAGCGGATCGAATACGATCCCAACCGCACCGCGCACATCGCGCTGCTGTGCTACGTCGATGGCGAGCGCCGTTACATCATCGCCCCGAAGGGCCTGAAGGACGGCGATCAGGTCATCGCCGGCCGCGACGCCCCCATCAAGGTGGGCAACACGCTGCCGCTGACCAACGTCCCGGTCGGCACCACCGTGTGCTGCGTCGAGATGAAGCCGGGCAAGGGCGCCCAGCTGGCCCGCGCGGCCGGCGCCAGCGCCTACCTGGTCGCTCGCGAGCAGGGCTACGCCACGCTGCGTCTTCGCTCCGGCGAAATGCGCAAGGTGCCGGTCGAGTGCCGCGCCACCATCGGCGAAGTCGGCAACGACGAGCACAGCCTCGAGAAGCTCGGCAAGGCCGGCGCCAAGCGTTGGCGCGGCATCAAGCCGACCGTCCGCGGCGCCGCCATGAACCCCGTCGACCACCCGCACGGTGGTGGTGAGGCGAAGGCTGGCCAGGGCAACCCGCATCCGGTCACCCCGTGGGGTGTTCCGACCAAGGGTTACAAGACGCGCAAGAACAAGCGCACCACGCAATTCATCGTGCGCGATCGCAGGGGTTAA
- the rpsE gene encoding 30S ribosomal protein S5: MADERAPRGRDRDRNREEIDDGMIEKLIAVNRVSKTVKGGRQFTFTALTVVGDGNGKVGFGYGKAREVPVAIQKSMEYARKAMNNVELNNGTLWHAVKSGHGAAHVYMQPASEGTGVIAGGAMRAVLEAVGVKNVLAKATGSRNPINLVRATLKGLTEMHSPAKIAAKRGKKVEDILNG; the protein is encoded by the coding sequence ATGGCAGACGAAAGAGCGCCGCGGGGCCGCGATCGCGATCGCAACCGCGAAGAGATCGACGACGGCATGATCGAGAAGCTGATCGCGGTCAACCGCGTCAGCAAGACCGTCAAGGGCGGTCGCCAGTTCACCTTCACCGCGCTGACGGTGGTGGGCGACGGCAACGGCAAGGTCGGCTTCGGCTACGGCAAGGCGCGCGAAGTGCCGGTCGCGATCCAGAAGTCGATGGAATACGCCCGCAAGGCGATGAACAACGTCGAGCTCAACAACGGCACCCTGTGGCACGCCGTCAAGTCGGGCCACGGTGCGGCGCATGTCTACATGCAGCCGGCGTCGGAAGGTACCGGCGTGATCGCCGGCGGCGCGATGCGCGCCGTGCTCGAAGCGGTCGGCGTCAAGAACGTGCTGGCCAAGGCCACCGGTTCGCGCAACCCGATCAACCTGGTCCGCGCCACCCTGAAGGGCCTCACCGAAATGCATTCGCCGGCCAAGATCGCGGCCAAGCGCGGCAAGAAGGTGGAGGACATCCTCAATGGCTAA
- the rplN gene encoding 50S ribosomal protein L14 encodes MIQMQSYLGVADNSGAKEVMCIKVLGGSKRRYAHIGDIIKVTVKDAIPRGKVKKGDVYDAVVVRTRKGVRRPDGSLIRFDGNAAVLLNNKHEPIGTRIFGPVTRELRSEKFMKIVSLAPEVL; translated from the coding sequence ATGATCCAGATGCAAAGCTACCTCGGCGTGGCCGACAACTCCGGGGCTAAGGAAGTGATGTGCATCAAGGTGCTCGGCGGCTCCAAGCGCCGTTACGCGCACATTGGCGACATCATCAAGGTCACCGTGAAGGACGCGATCCCGCGCGGCAAGGTCAAGAAGGGCGACGTCTACGACGCCGTCGTGGTCCGCACCCGCAAGGGCGTGCGCCGCCCGGACGGCTCGCTGATCCGCTTCGACGGCAACGCCGCGGTGTTGCTCAACAACAAGCATGAGCCGATCGGCACCCGTATCTTCGGGCCCGTGACTCGCGAGCTGCGCTCGGAGAAGTTCATGAAGATCGTTTCGCTCGCGCCTGAAGTGCTCTGA
- the rplF gene encoding 50S ribosomal protein L6 yields the protein MSRVAKKPIALPKGVEINVQADSIVAKGPKGSLTIAKPAAINLKVENNEAVFATEDAALIPLTGTLRAIVANMVKGVSEGFERKLELVGVGYRAAMQGKDLSLSLGFSHPVVFQAPEGITLAAPTQTEILVQGADKQRVGEVAAKIRGFRPPEPYKGKGVKYAGEVIIRKEAKKA from the coding sequence ATGTCCCGAGTTGCCAAGAAGCCGATCGCCCTGCCGAAGGGCGTCGAAATCAACGTGCAGGCCGATTCGATCGTCGCCAAGGGCCCGAAGGGCTCGCTGACCATCGCCAAGCCCGCCGCGATCAACCTCAAGGTCGAGAACAACGAAGCGGTCTTCGCCACCGAAGACGCCGCGCTGATCCCGCTGACCGGCACCCTGCGCGCCATCGTGGCCAACATGGTCAAGGGCGTGTCGGAAGGCTTCGAGCGCAAGCTCGAGCTGGTCGGCGTCGGTTACCGCGCCGCGATGCAGGGCAAGGACCTCAGCCTGTCGCTGGGTTTCTCGCATCCGGTCGTGTTCCAGGCGCCGGAAGGCATCACCCTCGCGGCTCCGACCCAGACCGAGATCCTGGTCCAGGGCGCGGACAAGCAGCGCGTGGGCGAAGTCGCCGCCAAGATCCGCGGTTTCCGTCCGCCGGAGCCCTACAAGGGCAAGGGTGTGAAGTACGCCGGCGAAGTCATCATCCGCAAGGAAGCCAAGAAGGCTTAA
- the rpsH gene encoding 30S ribosomal protein S8, with translation MSMTDPIADMLVRIKNAAAVRKQTVKMPSSKVKVAIAAVLKEEGYILDSRVTEVAPGKSELEISLKYYEGKPVIERLQRYSRSGLRQYRGKADLPKVLGGLGVAIISTSKGIMTDAQARQQGVGGEVLCFVA, from the coding sequence ATGAGCATGACTGATCCCATCGCCGACATGCTGGTCCGCATCAAGAATGCGGCCGCTGTGCGCAAGCAGACGGTGAAGATGCCTTCGTCCAAGGTGAAGGTGGCCATCGCCGCCGTGCTGAAGGAAGAGGGTTACATCCTGGATTCCCGCGTGACCGAGGTCGCTCCGGGCAAGTCCGAACTCGAAATCTCGCTGAAGTACTACGAAGGCAAGCCGGTGATCGAGCGCCTCCAGCGCTACTCCCGCTCGGGCCTGCGCCAGTACCGCGGCAAGGCCGATCTGCCCAAGGTCCTCGGTGGCCTGGGCGTCGCCATCATCTCCACCTCCAAGGGCATCATGACCGATGCGCAGGCGCGCCAGCAGGGCGTCGGCGGTGAAGTCCTGTGCTTCGTGGCCTAA
- the rplE gene encoding 50S ribosomal protein L5, whose protein sequence is MTTRLEEFYKKEVVPALTEKFGYKNPMEVPRLVKITLNMGVGEAATNKKILENAVADMTKIAGQKPIVTKSRVSVASFKIRDGWPIGAKVTLRRAKMFEFLDRLINISLPRVRDFRGVSGRSFDGRGNYNMGVKEQIIFPEIDFDQVDALRGMDIAITTTAKTDAEAKALLEAFRFPFRN, encoded by the coding sequence ATGACCACCCGGCTCGAAGAGTTTTACAAGAAAGAAGTGGTTCCCGCGCTGACCGAAAAGTTCGGCTACAAGAACCCGATGGAAGTGCCGCGCCTCGTCAAGATCACGCTGAACATGGGCGTGGGCGAAGCCGCCACCAACAAGAAGATCCTGGAAAATGCCGTTGCGGACATGACCAAGATCGCCGGCCAGAAGCCGATCGTGACCAAGTCCCGCGTGTCGGTGGCTTCGTTCAAGATCCGCGACGGCTGGCCGATCGGCGCCAAGGTCACCCTGCGCCGCGCCAAGATGTTCGAGTTCCTGGACCGCCTGATCAACATCTCGCTGCCGCGCGTCCGCGACTTCCGCGGCGTGTCGGGCCGTTCGTTCGACGGCCGCGGCAACTACAACATGGGCGTGAAGGAACAGATCATCTTCCCGGAAATCGATTTCGATCAGGTCGACGCCCTGCGCGGCATGGACATCGCGATCACCACGACCGCGAAGACCGACGCCGAGGCCAAGGCCCTGCTCGAAGCCTTCCGCTTCCCGTTCCGTAACTGA
- the rplD gene encoding 50S ribosomal protein L4 codes for MELAINNSSKTLSVSDEIFGREFSEDLVHQVVVAYRNAGRAGTKAQKTRSEVNGTTKKSKKQKGGGARHGALTAPIFVGGGVTFAAKPRSFAQKVNRKMYRAAIAAILSELNRQGRIKVVESFDIDAPKTKGLIEKLKSLEVGRRPLIVTEEATENLYLSARNLPYVEVRDVQGLDPVALVGADSVVLTSDAVKKIEEWLA; via the coding sequence ATGGAACTCGCCATCAATAACAGCAGCAAGACTCTGTCGGTCTCCGACGAGATCTTCGGCCGCGAATTCAGCGAAGACCTGGTCCATCAGGTCGTCGTCGCCTATCGCAACGCCGGTCGCGCCGGCACCAAGGCGCAGAAGACCCGTTCGGAAGTCAACGGCACGACCAAGAAGTCGAAGAAGCAGAAGGGCGGCGGCGCTCGTCACGGCGCTCTGACCGCTCCGATCTTCGTCGGCGGCGGCGTGACCTTCGCGGCCAAGCCGCGCAGCTTCGCGCAGAAGGTCAACCGCAAGATGTACCGCGCCGCGATCGCCGCGATCCTGTCCGAGCTGAACCGCCAGGGCCGCATCAAGGTCGTCGAGAGCTTCGACATCGACGCGCCGAAGACCAAGGGCCTGATCGAAAAGCTCAAGAGCCTGGAAGTCGGTCGCCGTCCGCTGATCGTCACCGAAGAGGCCACCGAGAACCTGTATCTCTCGGCCCGCAACCTGCCGTACGTCGAAGTGCGTGATGTCCAGGGCCTGGATCCGGTCGCCCTCGTTGGCGCCGACTCGGTCGTGCTCACCAGCGATGCGGTCAAGAAGATCGAGGAGTGGCTGGCATGA
- the rplC gene encoding 50S ribosomal protein L3 — MTAKKYSLGIVGRKAGMSRFFTEDGKSVPVTLIEATPNRITQIKTEDTDGYSAVQVTVGVRRAALVNKPEAGHLAKAKVEAGRGLWELRVEADQIGAFEVGGEIKADIFSAGQLVDVQGITKGKGFQGTIKRWNFRMGDATHGNSLSHRSPGSIGQRQTPGRVFPGKKMSGHMGAVQQSTQRLEVVKVDAERGLIAIKGAVPGAPGGDVIVRPSSKA, encoded by the coding sequence ATGACCGCGAAGAAGTATTCGTTGGGCATCGTCGGTCGCAAGGCCGGCATGAGCCGTTTCTTCACCGAAGACGGCAAGTCGGTTCCGGTGACCCTCATCGAGGCGACCCCGAACCGCATCACCCAGATCAAGACCGAAGACACCGACGGCTACAGCGCCGTGCAGGTGACGGTCGGCGTGCGCCGCGCCGCGCTCGTCAACAAGCCCGAAGCCGGTCACCTCGCCAAGGCGAAGGTCGAAGCCGGTCGCGGCCTGTGGGAGCTGCGCGTGGAAGCCGACCAGATCGGCGCCTTCGAAGTGGGCGGCGAGATCAAGGCCGACATCTTCAGCGCCGGCCAGCTGGTCGACGTCCAGGGCATCACCAAGGGCAAGGGCTTCCAGGGCACGATCAAGCGCTGGAACTTCCGCATGGGCGACGCGACGCACGGTAACTCGCTGTCGCACCGTTCGCCGGGCTCCATCGGCCAGCGCCAGACGCCGGGCCGCGTTTTCCCGGGCAAGAAGATGTCGGGTCACATGGGCGCCGTCCAGCAGAGCACCCAGCGTCTTGAAGTGGTCAAGGTCGACGCCGAGCGCGGCCTGATCGCGATCAAGGGCGCCGTGCCGGGCGCGCCGGGTGGCGACGTGATCGTCCGTCCCTCGAGCAAGGCATAA
- the rplW gene encoding 50S ribosomal protein L23 has translation MNDAKLYSIIRAPRVSEKTARLQEVSNQYVFEVSNEATKADIKVAVEKLFDVKVEAVNVVNVKGKNKAFRNRMGRRGDWRKAYVKLAEGQSIDVMAKA, from the coding sequence ATGAACGACGCCAAGCTCTACAGCATCATCCGCGCGCCGCGCGTGTCCGAAAAGACCGCACGTCTGCAGGAAGTATCCAACCAATACGTCTTCGAAGTCTCGAACGAAGCCACCAAGGCCGACATCAAGGTCGCCGTGGAAAAGCTGTTCGACGTCAAGGTCGAGGCTGTCAATGTGGTCAACGTGAAGGGCAAGAACAAAGCCTTCCGCAACCGCATGGGCCGTCGCGGCGACTGGCGCAAGGCGTACGTGAAGCTGGCCGAAGGCCAGTCGATCGACGTGATGGCCAAGGCCTGA
- the rplX gene encoding 50S ribosomal protein L24, with the protein MNRIKKGDQVIVTAGKDKGKKGDVVRVLGDKVVVSNINIVKRHTKPNPQANQPGGVVEREAPIHISNVMLFNPATGKGERIGFKVLEDGRKLRVFRSSGEAVDA; encoded by the coding sequence ATGAACCGTATCAAGAAGGGCGATCAGGTGATCGTCACCGCCGGCAAGGACAAGGGCAAGAAGGGCGATGTGGTGCGCGTGCTCGGCGACAAGGTCGTCGTGTCGAACATCAACATCGTCAAGCGCCACACCAAGCCGAATCCGCAGGCCAACCAGCCGGGCGGCGTGGTGGAGCGCGAAGCGCCGATCCACATTTCCAACGTCATGCTGTTCAACCCGGCCACCGGCAAGGGCGAACGCATCGGTTTCAAGGTGCTGGAGGATGGACGCAAACTGCGTGTGTTCCGCTCCAGCGGTGAGGCGGTTGACGCCTGA
- the rpsC gene encoding 30S ribosomal protein S3 translates to MGHKVHPTGIRLGIAKDWNSKWFANKKQYAEYLAADLKVREMLRKKLAQAGISKIFIERPANNARVTIHTARPGVVIGKRGEDIEKLRKEVSNLMGVPAHINVTEVRKPELDAQLVAESIAQQLERRIMFRRAMKRAVGNAMRLGALGIKVNVAGRLNGAEIARSEWYREGRVPLHTLRADIDYGFAEAKTTYGIIGIKTWIYKGEVFDFAQVGQEKQDDSPRNERGDRGDRGDRGDRGDRNDRSGRPAREQR, encoded by the coding sequence ATGGGTCATAAAGTTCATCCGACCGGAATCCGCCTGGGCATCGCCAAGGATTGGAATTCCAAGTGGTTCGCCAACAAGAAGCAGTACGCCGAATACCTGGCGGCTGACCTGAAGGTTCGCGAAATGCTTCGCAAGAAGCTGGCGCAGGCCGGCATCTCGAAGATCTTCATCGAGCGTCCGGCGAACAACGCCCGCGTGACGATCCACACCGCCCGTCCGGGCGTGGTGATCGGCAAGCGCGGCGAGGACATCGAGAAGCTGCGTAAGGAAGTCAGCAACCTGATGGGCGTTCCGGCGCACATCAACGTGACCGAGGTCCGCAAGCCGGAACTCGACGCGCAGCTGGTCGCCGAATCGATCGCGCAGCAGCTCGAGCGCCGCATCATGTTCCGCCGCGCCATGAAGCGCGCGGTGGGCAATGCGATGCGCCTGGGCGCGCTGGGCATCAAGGTCAACGTCGCCGGCCGCCTCAACGGCGCCGAGATCGCGCGTTCGGAGTGGTACCGCGAAGGCCGCGTGCCGTTGCACACCCTCCGCGCCGACATCGACTACGGCTTCGCCGAAGCCAAGACGACCTACGGCATCATCGGCATCAAGACCTGGATCTACAAGGGCGAAGTGTTCGACTTCGCTCAGGTCGGCCAGGAGAAGCAGGACGATTCGCCGCGCAACGAGCGTGGTGACCGTGGCGACCGCGGCGATCGCGGCGACCGCGGCGATCGCAACGACCGCTCGGGCCGTCCTGCCCGCGAACAGAGGTAA